In the Streptomyces sp. f51 genome, one interval contains:
- a CDS encoding acetoacetate--CoA ligase, translated as MSTTNPSPLWQPTAEGIAQARVTKFQAWAAERHGAPADGGYAALHRWSVDELDTFWKAVTEWFDVRFSTPYARVLGDRAMPGAEWFPGGTLNYAEHALRATDTRADEPALLYVDETHDSVPVTWSELRGQVGSLAAALRALGVRPGDRVSGYLPNIPQAVVALLATAAVGGVWTSCAPDFGARSVLDRFQQVEPVVLFAVDGYRYGGKEHDRRDTVAELRRELPTLNAVVHIPLLGTEAPEGALEWSALTSADTEPVFEQVPFDHPLWVLYSSGTTGLPKAIVQSQGGILVEHLKQLGLHCDLGPEDRFFWYTSTGWMMWNFLVSGLLTGTTIVLYDGSPGYPDTGAQWRIAERTGATLFGTSAAYVMACRKADVHPGRDFDLSRVRCVATTGSPLPPDGFRWLHDEVREDLWIASVSGGTDVCSCFAGAVPTLPVHIGELQAAGLGTDLQSWDAGGKPLIDEVGELVVTNPMPSMPIRFWNDPDGSRYHDSYFDTYPGVWRHGDWITVTSRGSVVIHGRSDSTLNRQGVRMGSADIYEAVERLPEIKESLVIGVEQPDGGYWMPLFVHLAPGAVLDEDLLKRIKGTIREQLSPRHVPDEVIQVPGVPHTLTGKRIEVPVKRLLQGASMEKAVNVGSVDNVELLRFYEKLARERG; from the coding sequence ATGTCCACCACGAACCCCTCACCGCTCTGGCAGCCCACCGCCGAGGGCATCGCCCAGGCGCGGGTCACGAAGTTCCAGGCCTGGGCGGCCGAACGGCACGGAGCGCCGGCCGACGGAGGCTACGCGGCGCTGCACCGCTGGTCGGTCGACGAACTCGACACGTTCTGGAAAGCCGTCACCGAGTGGTTCGACGTACGGTTCTCGACCCCCTACGCGCGCGTGCTCGGCGATCGCGCCATGCCCGGAGCCGAGTGGTTCCCCGGAGGGACCCTCAACTACGCGGAGCACGCCCTGCGTGCCACGGACACCCGCGCGGACGAACCGGCCCTCCTGTATGTCGACGAGACCCACGACTCCGTCCCCGTGACCTGGTCCGAGCTGCGCGGCCAGGTCGGCTCCCTGGCCGCCGCGCTCCGCGCCCTCGGCGTACGCCCGGGTGACCGGGTCAGCGGCTATCTCCCGAACATCCCGCAGGCGGTGGTCGCCCTGCTGGCCACGGCCGCCGTGGGCGGCGTCTGGACGTCCTGCGCCCCCGACTTCGGCGCCCGCAGCGTCCTCGACCGCTTCCAGCAGGTCGAACCCGTGGTCCTGTTCGCCGTCGACGGCTACCGCTACGGCGGCAAGGAGCACGACCGCCGCGACACGGTCGCCGAGCTGCGCCGTGAACTGCCCACCCTGAACGCCGTCGTGCACATCCCGCTGCTGGGCACCGAGGCACCCGAGGGCGCCCTGGAGTGGTCGGCGCTGACGTCCGCCGACACGGAGCCCGTCTTCGAGCAGGTCCCCTTCGACCACCCGTTGTGGGTGCTCTACTCGTCGGGCACGACCGGTCTCCCCAAGGCCATCGTCCAGTCCCAGGGCGGCATCCTGGTCGAGCACCTCAAGCAGCTCGGCCTGCACTGCGACCTGGGCCCCGAGGATCGTTTCTTCTGGTACACGTCCACCGGCTGGATGATGTGGAACTTCCTCGTCTCCGGCCTCCTCACGGGCACCACCATCGTGCTGTACGACGGCAGCCCCGGGTATCCGGACACGGGCGCCCAGTGGCGCATCGCCGAACGCACCGGAGCGACCCTCTTCGGCACATCCGCCGCGTACGTGATGGCCTGCCGCAAGGCGGACGTCCACCCCGGGCGGGACTTCGACCTCAGCCGCGTGCGATGCGTCGCCACGACCGGCTCGCCCCTGCCGCCCGACGGATTCCGCTGGCTGCACGACGAGGTCCGCGAGGACCTGTGGATCGCCTCCGTCAGCGGCGGCACCGACGTGTGCTCCTGCTTCGCCGGGGCGGTACCCACACTCCCGGTCCACATCGGCGAACTCCAGGCCGCCGGCCTCGGCACGGACCTCCAGTCCTGGGACGCCGGCGGAAAGCCCCTGATCGACGAGGTCGGTGAGCTGGTTGTCACCAACCCCATGCCGTCCATGCCCATCCGCTTCTGGAACGACCCCGACGGCAGCCGCTACCACGACAGCTACTTCGACACGTACCCCGGAGTGTGGCGTCACGGCGACTGGATCACCGTCACCTCACGAGGCTCGGTCGTCATCCACGGGCGCTCCGATTCCACGCTCAACCGCCAGGGCGTGCGCATGGGCTCGGCCGACATCTACGAAGCGGTCGAACGCCTCCCGGAGATCAAGGAGTCGCTCGTCATCGGTGTCGAACAGCCCGACGGCGGCTACTGGATGCCGCTGTTCGTCCACCTCGCCCCGGGAGCCGTCCTGGACGAGGACCTGCTGAAGCGCATCAAGGGGACCATCCGTGAACAGCTCTCCCCGCGCCACGTTCCCGACGAGGTCATCCAAGTACCCGGCGTGCCCCACACACTGACCGGCAAGCGCATCGAGGTGCCCGTCAAGCGCCTTCTCCAGGGCGC
- a CDS encoding TIM-barrel domain-containing protein: MDGRDLVRSVKAVGSGGTTQGLLTVRAAWRRRRADAAGLPQRGAERARVPGPVLGVEPGPGGGVVRFTRSELRITVTVGGAVFWGWDAVAPEPSYALAGRCPDPDPRAVLEPDKDGGWRVVAERVTVAVSRHGAVQVLTPGGVVLRRDLPPRWWEPVDGGAARWMQRSEVAADARFFGLGGRASGLRLREGTYRLWNTDPGQAFGPGDDPLYLTMPVQMVVADAGTHLVFHDTSWDGTVALREGKEGAGSGHDRAGSCELRMDGGPLRCWVMVGTPARVLHSWASLTGAAALPPAWALGYQHARWGFGSEQEVRRIVAGYQERDLPLDAVHLDIDHYDAHQVFTVDRERFPKLPLLAEELRRDGIRLVSIVDPAVKAEPGNTVYDSGLAEDVFVRDASGHLVRGVVWPGETVHPDFTDPRARAWWGRLYEERLAQGFAGFWHDMNEPTSFTAFGEPTLPRSARHCLDGRGGDHREAHNVYALGMARAAYEGLRELAPLERPFLFSRSGWAGLQRYAGTWSGDVATGWPGLRVSLSLVLGLGLCGVPYSGPDVGGFDGSPSPELYLRWFQLGAYLPLFRTHASLRAGRREPWEFGDEVLEHARVALVERRRLLPYFMTLAHTARRTGAPYVRPLWWGSPEDRALRDCEDAFLLGDSLLVAPVLDPGATRRTVQLPRGRWYDTATGEAYEGPAQVVVDAPLSRIPVFVRAGAVLPVRGGDGAVELEVWAPAPGGTGGGLVVPDPGDGWEEPEAERLVSRWDGDEVVVRRAGPGGLLEPSYRVRVRGLGTPSP; encoded by the coding sequence ATGGACGGTCGTGACCTGGTGCGTTCGGTGAAAGCGGTCGGCTCGGGGGGTACCACTCAGGGGTTGCTCACAGTGCGAGCCGCGTGGCGCAGGCGGCGTGCCGACGCCGCCGGGCTGCCGCAGCGGGGGGCCGAGCGGGCGAGGGTGCCAGGTCCCGTGCTCGGCGTGGAGCCGGGCCCCGGTGGCGGGGTCGTCCGGTTCACGCGCTCGGAACTGCGGATCACGGTCACGGTGGGCGGGGCTGTCTTCTGGGGCTGGGACGCGGTCGCGCCCGAGCCGTCGTACGCCCTCGCGGGCCGCTGCCCCGACCCGGACCCGCGGGCCGTCCTGGAGCCGGACAAGGACGGCGGCTGGCGGGTCGTGGCCGAGCGGGTCACGGTCGCGGTCTCGCGGCACGGCGCGGTCCAGGTCCTCACGCCCGGCGGAGTGGTCCTGCGCCGGGATCTGCCGCCCCGCTGGTGGGAGCCCGTCGACGGCGGCGCGGCGCGCTGGATGCAGCGTTCCGAAGTGGCCGCGGACGCCCGGTTCTTCGGCCTGGGAGGACGCGCGTCCGGGCTCCGGCTGCGCGAGGGGACGTACCGGCTGTGGAACACGGATCCCGGACAGGCCTTCGGGCCGGGCGACGACCCGCTGTACCTCACGATGCCCGTGCAGATGGTCGTCGCCGACGCGGGCACGCATCTCGTGTTCCACGACACGTCGTGGGACGGCACCGTGGCCCTGCGCGAGGGCAAGGAGGGTGCGGGCTCGGGGCACGACAGGGCCGGATCGTGCGAGCTGCGCATGGACGGCGGTCCGCTGCGCTGCTGGGTGATGGTGGGCACTCCCGCGCGCGTGCTGCATTCCTGGGCGTCGCTGACCGGTGCCGCGGCACTCCCGCCGGCTTGGGCGCTCGGGTATCAGCACGCGCGGTGGGGCTTCGGCAGCGAGCAGGAGGTGCGGCGGATCGTCGCGGGCTATCAGGAACGGGACCTGCCCCTGGACGCCGTGCATCTGGACATCGACCACTACGACGCCCACCAGGTGTTCACCGTCGACCGCGAGCGGTTCCCCAAGCTCCCGCTGCTCGCCGAGGAGCTGCGGCGGGACGGAATCCGGCTGGTGTCGATCGTCGACCCGGCGGTCAAGGCGGAGCCGGGCAACACGGTGTACGACAGCGGTCTCGCCGAGGACGTCTTCGTGCGGGACGCCTCGGGACACCTCGTGCGGGGCGTCGTCTGGCCCGGGGAGACCGTCCACCCGGACTTCACGGACCCGCGCGCGCGGGCGTGGTGGGGCAGGCTCTACGAGGAGCGGCTCGCGCAGGGGTTCGCCGGGTTCTGGCACGACATGAACGAGCCGACGTCGTTCACGGCCTTCGGGGAGCCGACGCTGCCGCGTTCGGCCCGGCACTGCCTGGACGGCCGGGGCGGGGACCACCGCGAGGCGCACAACGTGTACGCGCTGGGCATGGCCCGGGCCGCGTACGAGGGGCTGCGTGAACTCGCGCCCCTGGAGCGTCCGTTCCTGTTCTCGCGCTCGGGGTGGGCCGGTCTCCAGCGCTACGCGGGGACGTGGTCCGGTGACGTGGCCACGGGCTGGCCCGGGTTGCGGGTGTCGCTGTCCCTGGTGCTGGGCCTTGGGCTGTGCGGGGTGCCCTATTCGGGGCCCGACGTGGGCGGCTTCGACGGCAGCCCGTCGCCCGAGCTGTATCTGCGGTGGTTCCAGCTCGGGGCGTACCTCCCGCTGTTCCGGACGCACGCGAGTCTGCGGGCCGGGCGCAGGGAGCCCTGGGAGTTCGGTGACGAGGTGCTGGAGCACGCGCGCGTGGCTCTCGTGGAACGGCGGCGGCTGCTGCCGTACTTCATGACGCTGGCGCACACGGCACGCCGTACGGGGGCCCCTTACGTGCGGCCCCTGTGGTGGGGCAGCCCCGAGGACCGGGCGCTGCGCGACTGCGAGGACGCCTTCCTGCTCGGCGACAGCCTCCTGGTGGCCCCGGTGCTGGACCCGGGTGCGACCCGTCGGACGGTGCAGCTGCCGCGGGGGCGCTGGTACGACACGGCCACCGGGGAGGCGTACGAGGGGCCGGCGCAGGTGGTGGTCGACGCCCCGCTGTCGCGGATTCCGGTGTTCGTGCGGGCGGGTGCCGTCCTGCCCGTGCGCGGTGGTGACGGAGCTGTGGAGCTGGAGGTGTGGGCGCCCGCGCCGGGAGGCACCGGGGGCGGTCTCGTCGTGCCTGACCCGGGCGACGGTTGGGAGGAGCCGGAGGCCGAGCGCCTTGTGTCCCGTTGGGACGGGGACGAGGTGGTGGTGCGTCGGGCCGGCCCTGGCGGTCTGCTGGAGCCGTCGTATCGCGTGCGGGTGCGGGGGCTGGGGACGCCCAGCCCCTGA
- a CDS encoding NUDIX domain-containing protein, whose amino-acid sequence MSETPHPPADFAPDSHCSSCGAPYGEGVSGWPRTCAACGRVAYRNPLPVAVALQPVHDDRGAALVVITRTIAPARGGVALPGGFIDHREDWRQAVVRELKEETGIDAASRDVRLADAMSSPAGHLLLFGLLPERSAAELPPSAATDETEGWHLLRRPAELAFPLHTLAARAWFEGRYV is encoded by the coding sequence GTGTCCGAAACCCCGCACCCGCCCGCCGACTTCGCGCCCGACTCGCACTGTTCGAGCTGCGGCGCCCCCTACGGAGAGGGCGTCTCCGGCTGGCCCCGCACCTGCGCCGCCTGCGGCAGGGTCGCCTACCGCAATCCACTGCCGGTCGCGGTCGCCTTGCAGCCCGTCCACGACGACCGGGGGGCCGCCCTTGTCGTCATCACCCGGACCATCGCACCCGCGCGCGGGGGTGTGGCCCTGCCCGGAGGGTTCATCGACCACCGGGAGGACTGGAGACAGGCCGTCGTGCGTGAACTCAAGGAGGAGACGGGCATCGACGCTGCGAGCAGGGACGTGCGGCTCGCCGACGCGATGAGTTCCCCCGCGGGCCATCTGCTGCTCTTCGGGCTCCTCCCGGAGCGCTCCGCCGCCGAACTCCCGCCGTCGGCCGCCACCGATGAGACCGAAGGCTGGCATCTGCTGCGGCGGCCGGCCGAACTCGCCTTCCCGCTGCACACCCTGGCGGCCCGCGCCTGGTTCGAGGGGCGATACGTCTGA
- a CDS encoding zinc ribbon domain-containing protein: MSRTRTPVVAGWFTGEGNGFRLLGTRCSACASVFFPREDAHCRNPGCAGDELTEVPLSPRGRVWSYTDSRYRPPSPYVTDPELSWQPYALIAVELPSERLVVLGQAVPGITVADLAVGMEVEVVPGVLHEDEETTWTTWHWRPTGVTA; this comes from the coding sequence GTGTCGCGCACACGCACGCCTGTCGTCGCCGGGTGGTTCACGGGTGAAGGGAACGGCTTCCGCCTGCTGGGCACGCGGTGCTCGGCGTGCGCCTCGGTGTTCTTCCCGCGCGAGGACGCCCACTGCCGCAATCCGGGGTGCGCGGGCGACGAGTTGACGGAGGTGCCCCTGTCGCCCCGAGGACGCGTCTGGTCGTACACCGACAGCCGGTACCGCCCTCCGTCACCCTATGTGACCGATCCGGAACTCTCGTGGCAGCCGTACGCGTTGATCGCTGTGGAACTGCCATCCGAGCGCCTCGTGGTGCTCGGCCAGGCGGTTCCCGGGATCACCGTCGCCGACCTGGCGGTGGGCATGGAGGTGGAGGTCGTCCCCGGCGTGCTGCACGAGGACGAGGAGACGACCTGGACGACGTGGCACTGGCGGCCGACAGGGGTGACGGCATGA
- a CDS encoding lipid-transfer protein, whose protein sequence is MTGDVAVLGVGMHPWGKWGRPFTEYGVAAARAALGDAGIGWRDVDSVVGASTVRGGYPGYVAGATFAKALGWQGARVTSVYAACASGAQALGTARAQILSGLAEVVLVVGADAAPKGFFRPAGGDRPDDPDWLRFRVLGATNPTYFGLYARRRMALYGDTPEDFAQVKVKNAALGALNPNARYRKAVTAEDVAASAVVADPLRLLDICATSDGGAAVVLAGTDFARRHGIAEPVRIRAVSTVSPRYPNTVLDLPDIATDSAVAVEPAPETFRASIARAAFEEAGIGPEDLSFAEVYDLSTALELQWYEDLGLCGEGEASKLLREGATALGGRIPVNVSGGLASFGEAVPAQAIAQVCELTWQLREAAGARQVPGARVGITANQGLFGHGSSVVAVR, encoded by the coding sequence ATGACCGGTGATGTGGCGGTGCTCGGTGTGGGCATGCACCCGTGGGGCAAGTGGGGGCGCCCCTTCACCGAGTACGGGGTGGCCGCGGCGCGCGCGGCACTGGGCGACGCGGGGATCGGGTGGCGGGACGTCGACTCCGTGGTGGGCGCGTCCACCGTGCGCGGGGGCTATCCGGGGTATGTGGCGGGAGCGACGTTCGCGAAGGCGCTCGGATGGCAGGGAGCGCGCGTGACGAGCGTGTACGCGGCCTGCGCCTCCGGGGCCCAGGCACTCGGCACGGCACGCGCGCAGATCCTCTCGGGCCTCGCCGAGGTGGTCCTCGTGGTGGGCGCGGACGCGGCGCCCAAAGGGTTCTTCCGGCCCGCGGGCGGGGACCGGCCGGACGATCCCGACTGGCTGCGCTTCCGGGTCCTCGGGGCCACGAATCCGACGTACTTCGGGCTGTACGCCAGACGCCGGATGGCTCTCTACGGCGACACTCCGGAGGACTTCGCCCAGGTCAAGGTGAAGAACGCGGCCCTCGGCGCGCTCAACCCCAACGCCCGGTACCGCAAGGCGGTCACGGCCGAGGACGTGGCCGCGTCCGCCGTGGTCGCCGATCCGCTGCGGCTGCTCGACATCTGCGCGACCTCGGACGGCGGCGCCGCCGTGGTGCTGGCGGGGACGGACTTCGCCCGTCGGCACGGAATCGCGGAGCCTGTGCGGATCCGCGCGGTGTCGACCGTGTCGCCGCGCTATCCGAACACGGTGCTGGATCTGCCGGACATCGCCACGGACTCGGCGGTCGCCGTGGAACCCGCCCCGGAGACCTTCCGGGCCTCCATCGCCCGAGCGGCCTTCGAGGAGGCGGGTATCGGGCCCGAGGATCTCTCCTTCGCCGAGGTCTACGACCTGTCGACCGCGCTGGAATTGCAGTGGTACGAGGATCTCGGCCTCTGCGGGGAGGGCGAGGCCTCCAAACTCCTGCGGGAAGGCGCCACGGCACTCGGCGGACGCATACCGGTGAACGTCAGCGGCGGGCTCGCCTCCTTCGGAGAGGCCGTCCCCGCGCAGGCCATAGCCCAGGTGTGCGAGCTGACCTGGCAGTTGCGCGAGGCCGCCGGCGCCCGGCAGGTCCCCGGGGCACGAGTGGGGATCACCGCGAACCAGGGGCTGTTCGGACACGGCTCCTCGGTCGTGGCCGTCCGGTAG
- a CDS encoding GGDEF domain-containing protein, with protein MPSWTDMVRFAFQPVVNLTTGGIAALESLARPESGDILARARRDPELDGRLAALAIRAAARRETLLPLHVNVFAGTLADLGRLSALRSEVREAGRLPCEVTVDIVPPYTHVPQRALLEAVAAVRGEGFRICADGIGDGDVPLRLLTDLAPELMKLDVSLLTRPAAVRAMRTLCEQLGALLSVEGVETELHCAAAVSAGAQLAQGDLFAPPARRPSADVYVPALSPGVRDAPRSGPSVGQFVRPAALLPATASAGEVRALLTGSPDVSGVLLVDPFGTPVRSVHRSRFLLSMSGRYGHALYADRPAAKLGDAPRTVGIDATAWEVLDVVADGDRDRTSDDVAVVDRYGRCVGVVRLADLVRALSESRVEEAAGLNPLTRLPGSDTITGEVDRRIADGRTFALTWLDIDHFKQVNDGAGFAAGDELIRSVGRMLQHSASGATLVGHIGGDDFLVLADPEILDPLAAAVLDTPWAAGGRAVTLSLATVLCAPGSVLDHRQAATSLAPLKQAAKALDGASWVLGRAGLPGLEVRRGSGAGPMRSYGQTLTG; from the coding sequence GTGCCCTCCTGGACGGATATGGTCCGTTTCGCCTTCCAACCGGTCGTCAATCTGACGACCGGAGGGATCGCGGCGCTGGAGTCACTCGCCCGGCCGGAGTCGGGCGACATCCTGGCGCGGGCCCGCCGCGACCCCGAACTGGACGGCCGGCTGGCCGCGTTGGCCATCCGGGCCGCCGCCCGCAGGGAGACGCTGCTGCCCCTGCACGTGAACGTGTTCGCCGGGACGCTCGCGGACCTCGGCCGGCTCTCCGCGCTGCGCAGCGAGGTCCGCGAAGCCGGGCGGCTGCCCTGCGAGGTCACCGTCGACATCGTCCCGCCGTACACACACGTGCCGCAGCGCGCCCTGCTGGAGGCGGTGGCCGCGGTGCGTGGCGAGGGCTTCCGGATCTGTGCGGACGGGATCGGCGACGGAGACGTACCGCTGCGCCTGCTCACCGATCTCGCCCCGGAGCTGATGAAGCTCGATGTGTCCCTGCTGACGCGGCCCGCGGCGGTGCGCGCGATGCGGACGCTGTGCGAACAGCTCGGCGCGCTGCTGTCCGTCGAAGGTGTGGAGACGGAACTGCACTGTGCCGCCGCGGTGTCGGCGGGCGCGCAGCTCGCGCAGGGTGATCTGTTCGCTCCGCCCGCCCGCCGGCCGTCGGCGGACGTATACGTTCCGGCGCTGTCGCCCGGTGTCCGCGACGCGCCCCGGTCCGGGCCGTCCGTGGGGCAGTTCGTCCGTCCGGCCGCGCTGCTCCCCGCGACCGCGTCGGCCGGAGAGGTCAGAGCCCTGCTCACCGGGTCGCCCGACGTGTCCGGTGTCCTGCTGGTGGACCCGTTCGGGACACCGGTCCGCTCGGTGCACCGGTCACGCTTCCTGTTGTCGATGTCCGGTCGCTACGGACACGCGCTGTACGCCGACAGACCGGCGGCCAAACTGGGTGACGCCCCGCGGACCGTCGGCATCGACGCCACGGCGTGGGAAGTGCTCGACGTGGTCGCGGACGGGGACCGGGACCGCACCTCCGACGATGTCGCGGTCGTCGACCGGTACGGACGGTGTGTGGGTGTCGTCCGCCTCGCGGACCTCGTACGGGCGCTGTCGGAGAGCCGGGTCGAGGAGGCGGCCGGACTCAACCCGCTGACCCGGCTGCCCGGTTCGGACACCATCACCGGGGAGGTGGACCGGCGGATCGCGGACGGCCGGACGTTCGCGCTGACCTGGCTGGACATCGACCACTTCAAGCAGGTCAACGACGGAGCGGGGTTCGCCGCCGGCGACGAGCTGATCCGGTCGGTGGGACGGATGCTCCAGCACTCGGCATCCGGGGCGACGCTGGTGGGGCACATCGGGGGCGACGACTTCCTGGTCCTCGCCGACCCCGAGATCCTCGACCCCCTGGCCGCCGCGGTGCTCGACACTCCCTGGGCGGCGGGCGGCCGGGCCGTCACGCTGTCCCTGGCCACGGTGCTGTGCGCGCCAGGCAGCGTGCTCGACCACCGGCAGGCGGCCACGTCGCTGGCACCCCTCAAACAGGCCGCCAAGGCTCTGGACGGCGCGAGTTGGGTGCTGGGGCGGGCGGGACTGCCCGGTCTCGAGGTCCGCCGGGGCAGCGGGGCGGGACCGATGAGGTCGTACGGGCAGACGCTGACCGGCTGA
- a CDS encoding MIP/aquaporin family protein, with amino-acid sequence MSHGDIFVGELIGTAILILFGAGVCAAVTLNRSKAQGAGWIVITFGWGFGVLAGAYTSAPLSGGQINPAVTIGFAIEGSTKWSDVPFYLLGQFAGAVIGAVLCWLLYLGQFNLNADDEKAVETLGIFSTRPEIDNPIQNLITEIIATAALVLPILGMVGGGKHVAGIGAAGLPVLLISFLVVGIGLSLGGPTGYAINPARDLGPRLAHALLPIPNKGTSEWRYSWIPVVGPLAGAAIAAGVYNAAF; translated from the coding sequence ATGAGCCACGGAGACATCTTTGTCGGCGAGTTGATCGGTACAGCGATTCTGATTCTCTTCGGCGCGGGCGTGTGCGCCGCCGTCACCCTGAACAGATCGAAGGCCCAGGGCGCGGGCTGGATCGTCATCACCTTCGGCTGGGGCTTCGGTGTCCTGGCCGGCGCCTACACCTCGGCGCCGTTGTCGGGAGGGCAGATCAACCCGGCGGTCACCATCGGGTTCGCGATCGAGGGTTCGACGAAGTGGTCGGACGTGCCCTTCTACCTGCTCGGGCAGTTCGCGGGTGCCGTCATCGGTGCGGTCCTGTGCTGGCTGCTCTACCTCGGCCAGTTCAACCTCAACGCCGACGACGAGAAAGCCGTCGAGACGCTGGGGATCTTCTCGACACGCCCCGAGATCGACAACCCGATACAGAATCTGATCACCGAGATCATCGCCACCGCCGCCCTGGTGCTGCCCATCCTCGGCATGGTCGGCGGCGGCAAGCACGTGGCCGGGATCGGCGCCGCGGGGCTGCCGGTCCTGCTCATCTCCTTCCTGGTCGTCGGCATCGGTCTCTCGCTGGGCGGCCCGACCGGGTACGCCATCAACCCGGCCCGTGACCTGGGGCCGCGCCTGGCCCACGCGCTGCTGCCGATTCCCAACAAGGGCACTTCGGAGTGGAGATACTCCTGGATTCCGGTCGTCGGCCCCCTCGCCGGCGCCGCCATCGCCGCCGGTGTCTACAACGCGGCCTTCTGA
- the glpK gene encoding glycerol kinase GlpK, giving the protein MTDNTEKYVAAIDQGTTSSRCIIFDRSGAIVAVDQREHRQIFPKPGWVEHDATEIWSKVQAVVAGAIAKAGLRADQLSALGITNQRETTVLWDRATGKPVHNAIVWQDTRTSALCNELGGTDGQDRFREQTGLPLASYFSGPKAAWLLDNVPGLRARAERGEIAFGTIDSWLIWNLTGGTDGGRHVTDVTNAGRTMLMNLYTLQWDPSILSAMNIPEAVLPEIRSSAEVYGTAVGQLGGVPVASALGDQQAAVFGQACYDVGTAKNTYGTGSFLLLNTGNRPVPSKNGLLTTMGYKIGTEAPVYCLEGSIAITGALVQWFRDQLGIIRSADEIETLAASVEDNGGAYIVPAFSGLFAPYWRSDARGVVTGLTRYVTKAHLARAVLEATSWQTREVVDAMYQDSGVPITTLKVDGGMTKNNLLMQHQADVLGVPVIRPKVSETTCLGAAYAAGLATGVWNDLDELKSHWQKDVEWTPGMEASVRDSEYDNWRKAVEKSFGWHDDTV; this is encoded by the coding sequence ATGACGGACAACACCGAGAAATACGTCGCCGCGATCGACCAGGGCACCACCTCCAGCCGCTGCATCATCTTCGACCGGTCCGGCGCGATCGTCGCCGTCGACCAGCGCGAACACCGCCAGATCTTCCCCAAGCCCGGCTGGGTGGAGCACGACGCCACCGAGATCTGGTCCAAGGTGCAGGCCGTGGTCGCGGGTGCGATCGCCAAGGCCGGACTGCGCGCCGACCAGCTCAGCGCCCTCGGCATCACCAACCAGCGCGAAACGACCGTTCTGTGGGACCGCGCCACCGGCAAGCCCGTCCACAACGCGATCGTCTGGCAGGACACGCGCACGTCGGCGCTCTGCAACGAACTGGGCGGCACGGACGGGCAGGACCGCTTCCGCGAACAGACCGGACTCCCCCTGGCCAGCTACTTCTCCGGGCCCAAAGCGGCCTGGCTGCTCGACAACGTCCCGGGCCTGCGCGCTCGTGCCGAACGTGGCGAGATCGCCTTCGGCACGATCGACTCGTGGCTGATCTGGAACCTGACCGGCGGCACGGACGGCGGGCGGCACGTCACCGACGTGACCAACGCCGGGCGCACCATGCTCATGAATCTGTACACCCTCCAGTGGGACCCCTCCATCCTCTCCGCCATGAACATCCCCGAGGCGGTGCTCCCCGAGATCCGGTCCTCCGCCGAGGTGTACGGCACCGCCGTCGGCCAACTCGGCGGCGTGCCGGTCGCGTCGGCGCTCGGCGACCAGCAGGCGGCGGTGTTCGGCCAGGCCTGCTACGACGTCGGCACGGCCAAGAACACCTACGGAACCGGCAGCTTCCTGCTGTTGAACACCGGCAACAGGCCCGTTCCGTCCAAGAACGGACTGCTGACCACCATGGGGTACAAGATCGGCACCGAGGCGCCGGTCTACTGTCTCGAAGGGTCCATCGCGATAACGGGCGCGCTGGTGCAGTGGTTCCGGGACCAGCTGGGCATCATCCGTTCCGCCGACGAGATCGAGACCCTGGCGGCGAGCGTCGAGGACAACGGCGGCGCGTACATCGTCCCCGCCTTCTCGGGCCTGTTCGCGCCCTACTGGCGCTCGGACGCGCGCGGGGTCGTCACCGGTCTCACGCGGTACGTCACGAAGGCGCACCTCGCGCGGGCGGTCCTGGAGGCCACGAGCTGGCAGACGCGTGAGGTCGTGGACGCCATGTACCAGGACTCCGGGGTGCCGATCACCACCCTGAAGGTGGACGGCGGCATGACCAAGAACAATCTGCTGATGCAGCACCAGGCGGACGTCCTCGGCGTACCGGTGATCCGTCCGAAGGTCTCCGAGACGACGTGCCTGGGTGCCGCGTACGCGGCGGGGCTCGCGACCGGCGTGTGGAACGACCTGGACGAGCTGAAGTCGCACTGGCAGAAGGACGTCGAATGGACCCCGGGCATGGAGGCCTCGGTGCGCGACAGCGAGTACGACAACTGGCGCAAGGCGGTGGAGAAGAGCTTCGGCTGGCACGACGACACCGTCTGA